The [Actinobacillus] rossii genome contains a region encoding:
- the yfiC gene encoding type 12 methyltransferase, with protein sequence MKVGTDGILLGAWADIAQAERILDLGTGTGLIALMLAQRSKVNAQIVGVEIDSQAAEQARENVENSPWTNRIQIEQQDIADFVQKCGEKLMHFDVIVANPPYFTPGIDCRTHERNRARYTSHLSHLDWLNMAEQCLSENGCIHFVLPLGEGEMLIKSTALYCMRRCNVITKRGKTVHRVLLTFSREGKNCENSELVIYNEQNQYTDEFKILTKDFYLNF encoded by the coding sequence ATGAAAGTTGGAACTGACGGGATCTTACTGGGTGCTTGGGCGGATATAGCACAGGCTGAACGAATTCTCGATCTTGGCACTGGAACGGGGTTGATCGCTTTAATGTTGGCACAACGTAGCAAAGTGAATGCCCAAATTGTGGGTGTAGAGATTGATTCTCAAGCCGCCGAGCAAGCACGCGAAAATGTGGAAAATTCGCCTTGGACAAATCGTATTCAGATTGAACAACAAGATATCGCTGATTTTGTACAAAAGTGCGGCGAAAAATTAATGCATTTTGACGTGATTGTCGCCAATCCGCCTTATTTCACGCCAGGTATAGATTGTCGAACTCATGAGCGAAATAGAGCGCGTTATACCTCTCATCTAAGCCACTTGGATTGGTTGAATATGGCGGAACAATGCTTATCGGAGAATGGTTGTATTCATTTTGTGTTACCACTGGGAGAAGGTGAAATGTTGATAAAATCCACCGCACTTTATTGTATGCGTCGTTGCAATGTGATTACTAAGCGTGGAAAAACGGTTCATCGCGTTTTACTCACATTTTCTCGCGAAGGGAAAAACTGTGAAAATTCGGAATTAGTGATTTATAACGAACAGAATCAATACACTGATGAATTTAAAATATTAACGAAAGATTTTTATTTAAATTTTTAA
- a CDS encoding NlpB/DapX family lipoprotein, producing the protein MKKLAIAIAVLTTLSACSSSESRRLANDSYSKQASDTTEFTTLDTAGLTIVGAEKTYQLPATQVKKGEAMDIRPPSAPMAIINNSVAQFDGERASIIYPSDHQAVYNIQQVQRLLTEKNIAFKANGNQVQTEWTTTGRNDDAENTQVRYIIEELNTKEANALVVAVSDMKRNDIITTPSTKEKELYASGLLNRLVGELNTAYRTQQQETALPETTGPIQGAIINDTNGHIALALSSNFNQSWNKLGNELPKLGFEIKEETVGRGYRLLKYKALDATEWARFGTTQPNLENGEYSMQLNAYGNQSAVVISNEDKMALSGEQAQAVYQALMNLMTK; encoded by the coding sequence ATGAAAAAGCTAGCTATTGCTATTGCTGTATTAACCACTTTAAGCGCTTGCTCAAGTTCAGAAAGCCGTCGTTTAGCCAATGACAGCTATTCTAAACAAGCGTCGGACACCACTGAATTCACCACATTAGATACTGCGGGGTTAACTATTGTGGGCGCAGAGAAAACCTACCAACTCCCAGCAACACAAGTTAAAAAAGGCGAGGCAATGGACATTCGTCCGCCGTCAGCCCCGATGGCAATTATTAATAATTCTGTTGCACAATTTGATGGTGAACGTGCGTCAATCATCTATCCAAGCGACCACCAAGCTGTTTATAACATTCAACAAGTTCAACGCTTATTAACTGAAAAAAATATCGCATTCAAAGCAAACGGCAACCAAGTTCAAACAGAATGGACAACAACTGGACGTAATGATGACGCAGAAAATACACAAGTACGCTATATCATTGAAGAACTCAATACCAAAGAGGCTAATGCCTTAGTCGTAGCCGTTTCTGATATGAAACGTAATGACATTATCACGACGCCAAGTACAAAAGAAAAAGAGTTATATGCTTCCGGCTTATTAAATCGATTAGTGGGTGAATTAAATACGGCTTATCGCACGCAACAACAAGAAACCGCATTGCCTGAAACTACTGGTCCAATTCAAGGGGCTATTATTAATGATACAAATGGTCATATTGCACTCGCGCTATCTTCTAATTTCAACCAATCATGGAATAAATTAGGCAACGAATTGCCTAAACTGGGCTTTGAAATTAAAGAAGAAACCGTAGGACGCGGTTATCGTCTATTGAAATACAAAGCACTTGATGCAACTGAATGGGCTCGCTTTGGTACAACACAACCGAATTTAGAAAATGGCGAATATAGTATGCAGTTAAACGCCTACGGTAATCAAAGTGCCGTAGTCATTTCAAATGAAGACAAAATGGCACTTTCAGGTGAACAAGCACAAGCGGTTTATCAAGCGTTAATGAATTTAATGACAAAATAA
- the dapA gene encoding dihydrodipicolinate synthase, producing the protein MSATQPLFYGSITAMITPMDIHGEVDYEELRKLVEFHIKSGTNAIVAVGTTGESATLSIDENVKVILKTVEFAGGRIPVIAGTGANATSEAITMTKQLQGSGVAGCLSVVPYYNKPTQEGMYQHFKAIAECTDLPQILYNVPGRTGSDMKPETVGRLAKIKNIVGIKEATGDVSRVKAIKELAGEDFIFLSGDDATGLESMKLGGQGVISVTNNLAAADMAKMCKFALEGNFAEADKINERLNALHHDLFIEGNPIPVKWAAYRLGLIKAPVLRLPLTTLSEQSQPKVEAALKIAGLL; encoded by the coding sequence ATGTCAGCAACACAACCATTATTTTACGGCAGTATTACCGCAATGATTACACCGATGGATATCCACGGTGAAGTTGATTATGAAGAATTAAGAAAATTAGTGGAGTTCCACATCAAATCTGGCACAAATGCGATTGTTGCAGTGGGAACCACAGGGGAATCTGCCACATTAAGTATTGATGAAAATGTAAAAGTAATCTTAAAAACGGTAGAATTTGCCGGTGGCAGAATTCCTGTTATCGCGGGCACTGGTGCTAATGCTACCAGTGAAGCAATCACCATGACCAAACAATTACAAGGCAGTGGTGTAGCGGGTTGTTTAAGTGTGGTTCCTTATTATAACAAACCAACCCAAGAAGGAATGTATCAACACTTTAAAGCTATCGCAGAATGTACTGATTTACCACAAATTCTCTATAACGTACCAGGACGTACCGGTTCGGATATGAAGCCAGAAACGGTTGGACGTTTAGCCAAAATTAAAAACATCGTAGGTATTAAAGAAGCCACTGGCGATGTGAGCCGTGTAAAAGCCATTAAAGAATTGGCTGGTGAAGATTTCATTTTCTTAAGTGGTGATGATGCGACAGGTTTAGAAAGTATGAAATTAGGTGGTCAAGGCGTAATTTCGGTCACTAACAACTTAGCGGCTGCAGACATGGCAAAAATGTGTAAATTTGCTTTAGAAGGCAACTTTGCTGAAGCCGATAAAATCAATGAACGTTTAAATGCATTGCATCATGATTTATTTATCGAAGGCAACCCAATTCCTGTGAAATGGGCAGCGTACCGTTTAGGCTTAATCAAAGCACCAGTATTACGTTTACCATTAACGACTTTAAGTGAACAATCACAACCTAAAGTTGAAGCTGCATTAAAAATTGCAGGCTTACTTTAA
- the bcp gene encoding thioredoxin-dependent thiol peroxidase, translating into MISPLKQGQNAPHFSLLNQHNETVSLTDFQGKKVLVYFYPKALTPGCTTQACGLRDVKAELDALNTVVIGISPDSPQKLANFEEKKALNFTLLSDENHKVAEQFGVWGEKKFMGRIYDGVHRISFLIDENGVIEQVFDKFKTGEHADVVLDYLKNK; encoded by the coding sequence ATGATCAGTCCATTAAAACAAGGTCAAAATGCACCGCACTTTTCGTTATTAAATCAACACAATGAAACTGTTTCGTTAACAGATTTTCAAGGTAAGAAAGTCTTGGTTTATTTTTATCCTAAAGCATTAACACCCGGTTGTACAACTCAAGCCTGTGGATTACGTGATGTGAAAGCTGAACTGGACGCGTTAAATACGGTGGTGATTGGTATTAGTCCTGATTCTCCGCAAAAATTAGCTAATTTTGAAGAGAAAAAAGCCTTGAATTTTACTCTGTTATCAGATGAAAACCACAAAGTTGCAGAACAATTCGGTGTGTGGGGCGAGAAGAAATTTATGGGACGTATTTATGATGGGGTACATCGTATTAGCTTCTTAATTGATGAAAATGGTGTGATTGAACAGGTTTTTGATAAGTTCAAAACAGGGGAACATGCAGATGTGGTGTTGGATTATTTGAAAAATAAATAG